In the genome of Cystobacter ferrugineus, one region contains:
- a CDS encoding PaaI family thioesterase gives MTSESPNALYFASLRRLFERTPALSFVKQTLEELAPGQARLALEPDDRYNNGAGCIHGGIIATVLDGVGWFACATRSEGYWLVTAEFKVNFLEVASHERVIATGELLKKGSELFHARMDARTEGGRHVASALATYTLLPRKFRP, from the coding sequence ATGACGTCCGAGTCACCCAACGCGTTGTATTTCGCCTCGCTCCGCAGACTCTTCGAGCGCACGCCCGCGCTGAGCTTCGTGAAGCAGACCCTCGAGGAGCTGGCACCGGGGCAGGCGCGGCTCGCGCTCGAGCCGGATGACCGTTACAACAACGGCGCGGGCTGCATCCACGGAGGCATCATCGCGACCGTGCTCGACGGTGTGGGCTGGTTCGCCTGTGCCACGCGGAGCGAGGGCTATTGGCTCGTCACGGCGGAGTTCAAGGTGAACTTCCTGGAGGTCGCCTCGCACGAGCGGGTGATCGCCACGGGCGAGCTGCTCAAGAAGGGCAGTGAGTTGTTCCACGCCCGGATGGATGCGCGGACCGAGGGCGGCCGGCACGTGGCGTCCGCCCTGGCCACCTATACCCTGCTGCCGCGCAAGTTCCGGCCATGA
- a CDS encoding AMP-binding protein produces the protein MTPEHISTLVEALQWTRSTFPTRGYAYPALNTFLSYEALETRSEVVARRLRARGLQRGQPVGLLLKTGPQFLLSFFGVQRAGGVPVPLALTGGRDLSGYFEHLAPILRDGDIQWLCVETSLMELLGASQAPEGLHLLSSEQLVAEGDVGEGPEPIAPEPEELAFIQYTSGSTAAPKGVAITHANALAGLRSIVASGGFSSEDVFCGWLPHFHDMGLVGILLTSLFNGCQAHVWSPYSFIKDPSGWLAYFSKVKATIYTGPNFSYAWLCDGVEPGEVAALDLSSVRLAVNGAEAVDARLMEAFADKFAPAGLRPEALYPVYGLAEAVLAATFPAVGEPVHVDWVDRAALGNDREVRRVERSAPGSRGVVALGRPVEGLQLRIVGEDGAVLGEDRVGELQLLGPAVMRGYYRNPKLTANIFQEGWLRTGDLGYQKAGRLYVVGRAKDVLKQAGESYYPEDIEAVVRPLEGVHRGGCVAFVGGPLGEERIICLAETGLREPAELEGLAREIGKVVRRKVGLASLEVLLVRKSSIARTTSGKLQRHVMKRRSQGPRDASLLFQLRL, from the coding sequence ATGACCCCCGAGCACATCTCGACGCTGGTGGAGGCGCTCCAATGGACCCGGAGCACGTTTCCCACGCGGGGCTATGCGTATCCCGCGCTGAACACCTTCCTGAGCTACGAGGCGCTGGAGACACGCAGCGAGGTCGTGGCGCGCCGGCTGCGAGCGCGGGGGCTCCAGCGAGGTCAGCCCGTGGGCCTGCTGCTCAAGACGGGCCCCCAGTTCCTGCTGTCCTTCTTCGGCGTCCAGCGGGCGGGAGGTGTCCCGGTTCCCCTGGCCCTGACGGGCGGGAGGGATCTCTCGGGCTACTTCGAGCACCTCGCGCCCATCCTGAGGGATGGGGACATCCAGTGGCTGTGTGTCGAGACGTCGCTGATGGAGCTGCTCGGCGCGAGCCAGGCGCCCGAGGGGTTGCACCTGCTGTCCAGCGAGCAGCTCGTCGCGGAAGGTGACGTGGGCGAGGGCCCGGAGCCCATCGCGCCCGAGCCGGAGGAACTGGCGTTCATCCAATACACCTCCGGGAGCACCGCCGCGCCCAAGGGCGTGGCCATCACCCATGCCAATGCCCTCGCGGGGCTGCGCTCCATCGTGGCGAGTGGAGGGTTCAGCTCCGAGGACGTGTTCTGTGGCTGGCTGCCCCACTTCCACGACATGGGGCTGGTGGGCATCCTGTTGACGAGCCTCTTCAATGGCTGTCAGGCGCATGTCTGGTCGCCCTACTCCTTCATCAAGGATCCCTCCGGCTGGCTGGCCTATTTCTCCAAGGTGAAGGCCACCATCTACACCGGACCGAACTTCTCCTATGCCTGGCTGTGCGACGGCGTGGAGCCCGGAGAGGTCGCGGCGCTCGATCTGTCCTCGGTGCGCCTGGCCGTCAACGGCGCGGAGGCGGTGGATGCGCGGCTGATGGAGGCCTTCGCCGACAAGTTCGCCCCCGCCGGGCTGCGGCCCGAGGCGCTCTACCCCGTCTATGGGCTGGCGGAGGCGGTCCTCGCCGCGACCTTCCCCGCGGTGGGCGAGCCGGTGCACGTGGACTGGGTGGATCGCGCGGCCCTGGGCAATGACCGGGAGGTGCGCCGGGTGGAGCGCTCGGCGCCGGGGAGCCGGGGCGTGGTGGCCCTGGGCCGGCCCGTGGAGGGCCTCCAACTGCGCATCGTGGGAGAGGACGGAGCGGTCCTCGGCGAGGACCGGGTGGGAGAGCTCCAACTCCTCGGGCCCGCCGTCATGCGGGGCTACTACCGCAACCCCAAGCTCACGGCCAACATCTTCCAGGAGGGATGGCTGCGCACGGGAGACCTGGGCTACCAGAAGGCCGGCCGCCTCTACGTCGTCGGCAGGGCGAAGGACGTGCTCAAGCAGGCGGGAGAGAGCTACTACCCCGAGGACATCGAGGCCGTGGTCCGTCCCCTGGAGGGCGTCCACCGGGGAGGCTGCGTCGCCTTCGTGGGAGGGCCCCTGGGCGAGGAGCGCATCATCTGCCTGGCGGAGACGGGGCTGCGGGAGCCGGCCGAGCTCGAGGGCCTGGCCCGGGAGATCGGCAAGGTGGTCCGCCGCAAGGTGGGCCTCGCGAGCCTCGAGGTGCTGCTCGTGAGGAAGAGCTCCATCGCCCGGACGACGAGCGGCAAGTTGCAGCGCCACGTCATGAAGCGCAGGAGCCAGGGGCCGAGGGATGCGTCCCTGCTGTTCCAGCTCCGCCTCTGA